The Hevea brasiliensis isolate MT/VB/25A 57/8 chromosome 1, ASM3005281v1, whole genome shotgun sequence DNA segment ATAGTATGAATTTTGTTGATCGAGGTAATGTTTTTAAGTCACatcattataaattttaatcataaatcaGGAATGCTTTTATTTGATCCACTTTTAGATTACGTTATAGGGATGTGTTCACATTTGACTAGTGAACTGTAAGTGTCTTGATAATGCGAAGTTAATAATTTGCAAGAGTTAGAAAACTCTGAAAGCTTGCTTTGGCAATGAGGTTTAGTAAAATGGTGTTGGAGTCGGTTTAATTTAGTTGTTTTTAAGGTAATAAAATGTGAATTCGAACCCCATTAAAAAGTAGGATATTAGGCCTGCTTAGCTTTCTCATTTTTGATCCATCGGTGTGAAGTTTAACACAATAACAATTAAGTTAACAATTAAGTAATCCTATACGTATTTTCTTTTTTGGCCATTCAGCTAAGTTCTCATTAATATTAGAAAGTTTATGTTTTTTTTGCATAATTTTTGGTTTTTTTATTACTTACTTTATCACTGATTTATTATATATAGTTAAAAATGCGcttgatataaattaaaattaattctaattCGTATTGCAAGGTGGTTAAAAAAAATGAGAAAGCTATTTACTCATGTAGCAAATTACATTTAAGGCGGTACAAATGAACAATTGCTACCCTTGTGATCTTCTGGGCAGTTAGGCTGGGTATTTAACGCTCGGTCAAGGATACAAAAACAAAAGAAGATGAATGATAGATAGCTGTAAACACTTGAAATCGAATGAATACTAAGAAAGTAATGGTCAGGATGGCTAAACTCAGGGCTTGGGTGCAAGAGCAGCCTTGAGGGCCTGTATGGTGGCAACGTCAGTCTTGAAGGATTTAGCCAAGATGCTGTCATCAATGCTGCTGGTGAAAAGGGTGTTAGGAAGTGATACTGTCCCTGCATTTGCACTTCCGAAAGCTGAAATTGCAAAAGCAGGTTTCTGTGCGTCTGCATTATATTGGAAATGAGCAAGTCCCATGGGAAATACAAACAAGTCACCAGCTTGCAGTGTCTGAGTGAAGACCTTGTTGGTGATGTCGACAAATCCTACTTGGAGAGATCCATCAACGACGAAAAGTAGCTCAGCTGAGCGAGGATGAGTGAGGTGGATTAGGAGCACCAGCTGGGTACAGAAGCACAGCATAGGAAACACTCTGCCCATTAAGAGCAGGGAATTCTGCCATGCTTGCTTTCAAGACGTTGAAAGCAGTAGGAGGTTCAGCGCCAACAAGGGAACGCATGCCAGTGAATGTGAAGAATGCCCCATCAACCGAGGTCATATTTGATGGGATTAAGAAGTCAGAAACAATGTTTGGGTCTCCTGCCATTGCCATTTGGACAAAGTTAAATGAGGCAACTAGTAGTAAAAAGAATTTCAGGATGGAAGTTGCTGAGGCCATGCATGGTCAAGAACTTGAGATGAAGATGGTATAGTTTGCTATGGAATTTATAAGATGTTCAATGCTGTGTGATGTGCTTAGTTCCCATATATGTTTATGAAGAGCGGAAAGTAAAACAAAGGTTATTACTATCGTTCTCTTTATGCAGGCCTCTTCGATGTACTCGATAGATTTACAATGTCATTTTTTTGTAATTGCAGTTGTGAGGTTCGGATATTCTTCATCAGACAAGCCAGAACAGGCAAATAAAAAGACAACAAAAGAAAGAGAAGGCAGGCTGCGACGCGGAAATTTTACGTGTTAGAGGAAAGTCGTGACTGATTACTGACTATCAATCATGTTATGCCTGCACAAAAGCAGAAAGATTATTGTTTTTTTGAACATAAAGAAAGAATTGCATTGCAATTATCAGATGTTAAATTTAATAGAGAATATCCAACACAATCCATGGTGATGAAATTTAGGCGTTTGCGGACAAGTGCATTGCAACAATATAATCAAATCCATCCAGCCGGCAGGCAAACTTGCAACAAAGCTTAGTTTATGATCTATATAAATCCAGCAAGCATCAGAAGCCTTTTTGTGTTCTACAATTCTTATCTTGAATTCAGGAAAACCATAATTACTATTTACAATGGCCTCAACCTTCCTCAAGCATCTCTTGTTCTTCCTTTTAGCTGCCTTCGCAACTTCTTGGCTGGTCCAAGCAAGCGATCCAGATATCTTAACAGACTTCATAGCCCCTCAGAACTCCACAACTTTTGATGGAAACTTTTTCACCTTCTCTGGACTGCGTGGAATTTTCGATGATCCTGAGCCTGCTAACTTCAAGGTAACAAAAGTTAGCATGGCAGAATTTCCTGCTCTGAATGGCCAGAGTGTATCCTATGCTGTTCTGCAATATCCTGCAGGTGGTGTGAACCCACCTCACACCCACCCCCGCTCTGCTGAGCTTCTGTTTGTTGTTTATGGAAGCCTTGATGTAGGATTTGTTGACGCCACCAACAAACTCTACACCCAGACTCTACAACTCGGTGACATATTCGTGTTTCCGAAAGGACTAGTTCACTATCAGTACAATGCAGACCCTAAGAATCCTGCAATTGCTATCTCAGCTTTTGGCAGCGCCAATGCTGGAACTGTTTCAGTTCCTGCTACTGTCTTCACTACTGGAATCGATGATACAATTCTTGCCAAGTCTTTCAAAACAGACGTCGCGACCATTCAGAAGATCAAGGCAGGTCTTGCAACCAAAGCTTAGATTGAAGCAGTGAAGCATTCCTTCACCCTCCATTGATCATTCTTTTTATttatccttttctttttctttgaactcccaaataattgaataagattcaatgattgtaataatttatttttcagtTCTGATAACATATGTTGAAGCAGAAGTGTTTTCTATGATATTGTTTTGTTTTATATTGATTtttactaataataaaataatgtcAAATTTTAGTTGATGCAGAAATTGAGACATATATTATTTACCTTTAAATATGTCGTATTATAgttcaaaataaatttataaaactgtatagaatgcataaattatattataaaattatttataaatatataaaaaataaataaaattatgtctaaaaaaacttaaaaaataatgCTCTCAATAATATTACTCGTCGAAAGGTCATCACTAGTTTACgtttttatttttttgtcaaaAAATTAAATCACATACACACACGAGTCAGATAATAAGGAGTCCTCAGTGGCTTGCATTTGAAAACATAATTTTGTTGTGAACCATAAGATCACCATTATTCTCACAATTGGCATCCGTATATGCTTATGGATTAAGAAAACcaccttcttttcttttccagTTTTCTGATACAAGCCAACACTGACGAATCTTTATTTATTTAaagataaatatataaaaagtacatatattaaaaataaaatttttaaatgttaACATTTAAAAATACAATATGATATAATTGAGATAATCTAATCAAGatttttatcttaaaaaaaaattgaaagaaactAGTGAAATCCAAATAAATCACACAAATAATTGGCTTAATTTTAACTGTTAGCATATAGCTGTCATTGACCCAAAATTATAGGCTTCAATTTAGGATCTATTCTAGATCTTATTTTTTTGCTACCAACTTTCTTACTATACTTAGCTCTCTTATTCTTCTATATATAGATATCTGTTGTAACTCATTGAAATACAGAAAAATATATAATACAAATATATCTTcttacatggtatcagagtcaTAATTTTACAGTCGTGAGATATTTGTTTTGGATCTTTTGGAGTATTTGATTACTTTGTTTTTTTTAGGCTTTCTTTGATGGATTTTCGTCTTCTCATTCCATCTTTTGTCCAGTAGCAATTATTCACTGTACCCATTTATTTTCACTTTGGTTTTATCTCACACTtttattttcatggaaaaatttgATGTGTCACAGCCTATTGGCACCATTTTGAATGGATTCAACTATGTTCTTTGGTCCCAAGAAATGTCTAGCTTTCTCAAAGGCCGGAAGCTATGGTGTTATGTTACTAGTGATGCCACGAAATCCACTGTGATCGAAGGTGAAGATGAATCCAAATATGCCGACCGCCTTGAAGAATGGGATTGTAAGAATCATCAAATTCTTACTTGGCTACGCAACACCTGTGTTCCATCCATCAAACTCAAATTTGGACGATTTGACACTGCTAAAGAAGTTTGGGATTTACTGGTCAAGCATTACTCCACTACGAATGCTATTCATCGATTTCAACTCTATGGTACTCTTCACTGCATGCACTAAAAATCAGGTTAGTCTATTAATGATTTTTTGTCTGAAATGACTGCTCTATGGGATCAATTGTCATCATCTGAACCACTTTGGCATGACACTTGTGATGTTGAACTCTATGCTAAAGAAAGAGATGAATTTCGGGCATACCAATATACTTTGGCTTTAAATGATGAATTTGAGTCGGTCAGATCCTCTCTGTTACATAGGGATCATTTTCCCAAACTTGGAATTGTAGTTACAGAATTACTGGCTGAAGAAGCTCGTCTTGCTACCTTGAAATCTTAGCAGTCCATTATCACTACTGACACAGTGTTAGCAACACCAGCATCTTCTCAATCACAAAAAGCGACTTGCAGGTATTGTTACAAGCTAGAGCATCTTATTTCCAATTGCTTTAAGTTGCAATccaagtaaggaattgtaacacccttatttgcatagcctggtatatttcactgttccggtgaccggtgtcagtccggacaattaaggagattagaaccacatttaagacaactagataaatcataaacacaaataattagtaactgtaaattagttaagtataaataagaaaaacagaacataagaagttaaacgagccaagagtcacagcgatgggtgaccttctcgggaacgactgcgaagtcgatttaaactcaaatttcgaacataaaatgtgatgccgcggtccttaggacccttataaacacagtggaaaagagaaaatcacgaaaaagaactgttaagccagtcaaataattaggtcagggagccggaagaaatactgaattatttgcaaaccgggatgaatcggcgaggggcaatttggtcaattgactccgagagctgactcctgacctaactgtcaaataaaatcggagaaaaaaaaatttggagtcgggaattaaattaaagaactaatagaaaaataaatagaaaaaaaaaaaagaaaaagaaaaaggtacagggagatgacatcatgcatgatgccataaatagtataattaataaattcatttaattagatttttttttgggtctttcataagataaaataaataaaagaagggaaaagaaaaaaaaaagtcatttggtcttcttcctttctcccatgccgcctcactctctccctcacctctccatgaatgtcctccattaaagcttgcactcaagctttgaaatccttactaaacctcaacttctcccataattgcttcataaaaacttgatttaatcacttgagaagaagattggtcatcaaagaaagaagaaaaaaagaaagaaaattggagaaaaggggagttagaagttgccacacaaaggttagtgatttaagttacaaatgagtttattacttatgtttataacttagttaacttagaaatatgcttaaaatgaaatataaatttattgagggaccatgaatgattttcggccagcatgtatatgggggtGTTATTGCATGATTTGATTAACTTAGATGATGATATGAACTTTAGGTAGTTAAATAGTTGTGATTAAAGGCTTGAATTGGCTAAATGcaaggaaattgtgaattagggttttggacattagggtatagagacaaaaatgtgagaaacttgtaaatggtgtctttgacctaatgtgaagtgaaaaatggtcatttgtgacctaattaagtgtgttagaagtgtttaaatcaaagccaaattcggatttggtatgaagcatgaccaaaagtcaactttgagggaccaaaaatgaagttttacaagtccaattaatatgggactaattgggaatgaaaataggcactaaatgacacaattttcatttaggaagcatgcccaaaaagtaactaaaacctaatgaacaaattgaccaaagttagaaaatctcagtctgtccctgtacaaactgaccaaatgaacagtgtttgttcatttagccataacttgagctatgcaggtctaaatgacctgaaattttaccagtggatagtttagatatagacctaaaactttcatgaagaatacaaacccaaattatgccattaaccaagtcatttggccaccccaagttggtgacccaaaattgccagcaccaaaaattgcccagaattctgggttgtgtccaatccagcagccatggttcaaatggctataacttgagctacaaaactccaattggagtgattcaaaaaggagaataaacttaagacaataggaaacattttctatgaagaaagttttaccaaattctaacaataaagtaaccaatggaacagtgcaacttaggacacaaaaactgaaaaattacaaatttgtctaaaagacttagaatttgagaaaatgaccaaaaccaacaagtttggtaaccaaaatgtggtatgtgggtgaagttggagttcccatacctattaagccttagaaagtcaacaaattgacttgaatagtaccatgaatagtaactccaaaatgaaaattttcaagaatattagtttaagcatatttgggctagaattaagtatttatgaattaattattagatttactgtgaaataaggtactaaaacactataaattttgtgttttagctgaaaaagacccagaaggcctagaggcgattaagtctaggtttgtgcacaataactttaaattattgttttttcactgaaaacttgatttgtatgcattgtgttaattatgagttttgagaactatggtgttgccacttgttaatggaaatttgattttaaaatttgattgtgtttgtgcataaaaatttttaaattatagttttcataatggaaattgatttgttatacattatgaatttcgagaatgttgtgttgcctattctgcaatggaaatttggaaggaaaattaattattgatttgtatgaaatatttggacaatatggttttgaatttagttatggctttgaaaatcttatttgaaaaacagtgtgttgcctactttataaatgaaaagtttagagtgaaatatgatttgtgaattgtataaaatatttgaataacttgatttaaattatttttagttcacacttggcatgacaatattaatatgttcctcctccacttgtggggtgagtatgatattttatcagtttcctccctctctggcttcccagtttgaggggtgagtgtggatgagtactcattagctagctagccacctccctcattaatttcgattagtgggggtgtttgccttgtcgtgatgtacacacgacatgttcggaaattttgtatcatggcctaagttgtgttattgtttggcaacactatgtttattgaattatttgattAAAGTTGTATTATGTTAAgccttgaaaattatgatttgttataaatgtgatttgaaaaattgaaatatgattgtgaaatatttgaattatgaattgtttataaatgttttatattatacattttatgctttattgtgcaccactaagtatttatatactcagcaatagctttaacTTGTTGTTGCAGAtaaagaaaaggacatagcagcagagcaagCTGCTACAATTAGAGAGAAGCTCAATTGAAGAGTTTTTGTAcgagtatttgtctataccctggtagtttagtttgatgtaaatatgatagtatacatatgtatctctgtaatttgagcagttgtacagataaaattgtaataatattatttttgagattttgcatctgtaaattagtttatgattgtaaattaattatttaaaatgcaatgtgcttgagtttatgaaatgttttgagtaattaatttttgatttgaaatttggattttgagttgaagtgttgccagggttgttgatttgaagtttggtggttgcaaatgaagttgtgattgagtaatatattggaagtgtttttattttcaggttttaaagaactattttctcaaaatacagacggcactctgccgaaatttttgtaaaaattgcggagattttaaatatccaaaaatttgatttgtgtttggactttaaataaacgtTTTCAATAATtgcaaaaaaaattttacccaccaattccataatgaacgaaaacttttttaaaattccttgtagtatatttaatgggttaccgataagtgaagtacggtaattcattaggtgtactacgggaatatgttacatcttacgaggagtagggtgtgacatgtttagtggtatcagagcaaaggttttaaaataaattttgaactgtgaatttgaaatattttgtcggtaaatacaactgctcaaatgtttgatacatttgacatatttacatcatgaatatgcattaacagaggtcaacctccttgtgtttgttatcagaaaGTAGAAAATTTATGGAAAACGAATGgaggagggagatcattccgtagagcaatctgtcgaggctgaggcccaaagagaagccccagcactccagaatgtgagtgggtcagccactctagctcctcctcaagcaccgcagttccctgctcagtttgcacagcagatggctgcgttctttcaacaaatggcgggaaatgtgccacctcaagcatagacacaagcacctgtagcacaaccacagcctccggcttggcaatatgagaaattaatggaatttggggctacagaattcaaaggaatagtggatccactggaagcagaacagtggttagagaggatggaacgggttttcagaaaactacagtgtgctgaagagttgaagttcgaatattcagtatcacttctccaatgggatgcatatgagtggtggaagaccatcccttacagtctggtagagccaccagtccttacatgggcagactttttaagggaatttcgacaaaaatgggtccccgatacttatgtagatatgaagctgcaagagtttttaagtctgaagcaaggggacagaactgtagcagagtatgagtgggacttttcaaggctaagccattatgctggaagcttagtctgcaccaccagagacagatgtaaaaggtttgaggctgggttgaagcctagcttgagaatgcaagtggtagggttccgacaccagaatttttctgaattgatttcacaagccctggaactggaaaggatagaatcagaatgggcagtgaaaaagagtacacaaaagaaagagaaaactgaaaaggttattggtcaagctactgagagtggctctagaaaaagaaaacattttgaagGATCTAGCTCGCACAAATCGGGTAGAagtatatcttctagacagaaaccatccaaatccgatcagcaaactcaacagagacacagaaatacgctatcggatcgactttgtgagacttgtggtaaactacatagtggagtatgttataaagctataggagcatgtttcaattgtggagggactggtcattttgctaaggattgtgtaagtccacgccgttatggatcattcatcacgtcagaaggatcagcctaagtttctaccccgaagagtttaccaacagttggtagaggcagaggcagaggcaaaggtaggggtagtatacctggaagtcagagtactatgaatcaaccaggacaaggtgatactccagtgagagtatacactatgcgacagaaggacgaggatgagacttctggtatggttgctggtattttcttaattcttaactaagatatgtatatgtgtaaaaaaaaaaaaatttttgatatgttagtgactagtctttttaaaattaattttggaagagtttgtcagtgaaaagtatttgctagcacacaagaatttgtaaagttaattagtaagcctaattatgtaaggaaagagaacctaaaagtaagttatagtaatatagctaccttagatgcgggtaagggtattactgctgattgatgtcagtgggtaccataatcaaattaagttcaagatattagtgaatttaaaaaaaataagataTAGAGAAGTTTGTTCTATTAGGATCTATCATAgttactatgcaatattcttgatatttgtgctataagctacagattacagtactgacttgggaattattgtgtagagctacgtactatccaATAATatacaagaataagaatagttgcaaacagcatctgttttggtacagttatgataagataaagttttcttattggaaagaagtttgaaaatcctaacctgggatttaaaactctaaagttagaatattgaaaggttatagttcattacaaaagaaaataataactACACATcaatgcaaaataagctatagaatatcgatagataaaaataaatagaacagtaagaaataagaaaaatactagatgaggaattgccaccaaggcaagcaatttacttaagatgcgtaatgatattctgaattattttatcaagaaagaaataagttaaaccaaagcaaataagatagtgcaaaatggtacataggccttggtcataaacggagatagtaagataatggttatggacctatggccaagaaagaaaagaccacaaaagaaaataattgctaaaacagcagcaataaaagagtaaaactaatttctcacccataggatcacgcgaggtcctagaaaagcggatccactagcacacagaattACTTAtctctaaaattgaaataaatttgaatctaacttatgatagaagctcataagaaacttggcacacgaggtaagcaattgatgagtaaataatattggttaaagtactaaggaaccatcattcaggccaggaagtgtaacaccctcccggtaaccattccgtacatcctactgttccggtgatcggtgccagtccggacagctagaatgttcggaaaaataattaaactaaagtcaggaaccataattaactcaaatattaataagaaacacttagtaaaaattttagaaataaaatacaatcaagtaaaacgagccggtggccaagcgatgggtaaccggagggaagttgcggttctcacaacgaggagccctagacccgagggaaaaattataaaataatttttgagactccagagaagggttattgaggtccctatggcattagaatgccaagaaaatacctagaaaaatttttcaatccagatgcataattttgacccgttaagccaaacggagggcattttggtcatttcgccttccgaggtgatttttggccgacttgtccagttgagtaaataattaatataacataaaatatgaagaaacattgctagaaattaaatttgaaatgagtagtgaaagaaaagaaaaagaaaatccaaaataaagcaaaaatgacatcatttaaaaattttgaccaatcacaaattaagccatcaattgactaataaataaaaagacaaaatgaagactaaataaccacaaattccagcagcttcttcctcatttcagccgTAGCCCTTTCTTTCCCAAAGCCTTCCACCATTGTTACTCACTTTAAGcttaaatttccttaaaatctcaccatatttcccataattagcttcataaaaactgaatatctaccctagctagagtgcttggaagtaaaaaggaagcaagaatcttgaagttggcaagaaagagacttggctaaattaaggttagtgctacacttttgttctccctcttttaattttagttaaaacatcattttgagcaaagagattttaagaaattgaaataaattacatgtgttaagggcattttcaatttttggcagccctatgggagattgagtttgattgtttaacaaacttagagtggttgaaaatcatggttaaggtattaaaatgcatgaagattgaactaagtatgttagacaaggtttatgagtaaatttagttgaacattaggatttgggaaggtgaaatggtgacttagctttggaaatggttagaggactttttaatggtcaattagtgaccattttatgtaggttgaccctaattagaactgaaaaatgggatggtaaagtgaaagtataaactgccctatggacagcagcatagggactgaaatttcagtccctttgcactgccataacttgggctgttcttgtccaattgatgtttggccaattggacatgaaactaggcttataatggcacatttttgctgaagaaaccatgcccaaaagaccaaagccaaagggtcaaaactcagccacaatccggaaccctgaaactgcctctgcagaatttgaccaaatgaacagtaactgttcatttggccatacgtcactgtagatttggtcaattggtctgaaatttttacagcaacaagttaagacatagacaaacaactttcatgaaggaacctacccgaaattatggccagaacccattcaaccaagtgactcaagtcactgttcatgcactgtagatatggtaaatttctgcagactgcatatccggacagcttgggtttttgagccatatctggagctacaaaactccaaatggagtgattcaaaaaaggaaattcaactagacaaaataaggaacaactttcatgttttacatttcttcaaattcccacagtaacagtgtccaatggaacagtgaagttgactcaccaaaactgaaattttctgcttgtgtgggttacactttaaaatggtattaacacttaatgccaacaagttttaaacaccaaatgtggtatgttgggagtgccaaaggcaatgtacacatttttatttcaaaagtcaacatttttgttgaccaatgatgaatagtgacaccaaaaaagttgaaattcacaaattgacaaatttaagagtttcaaatgccctagtatacctaacaagattggtttggatagtttggcatgccaatagggttcagttagcagtactgcacatggcaaaaatgccattctgtgatttcatggcttttagccattctgactttgtattgagacttagccttgtgcctgatattatttacacttTGTTAGCCGCTCTGCacacaggagatacatatgtgaccgatggtgtgacggcccgaggtactaggtacccaaaggcgcttTACCTGTTATCCACCCactgtc contains these protein-coding regions:
- the LOC110669171 gene encoding putative germin-like protein 9-2, producing MASTFLKHLLFFLLAAFATSWLVQASDPDILTDFIAPQNSTTFDGNFFTFSGLRGIFDDPEPANFKVTKVSMAEFPALNGQSVSYAVLQYPAGGVNPPHTHPRSAELLFVVYGSLDVGFVDATNKLYTQTLQLGDIFVFPKGLVHYQYNADPKNPAIAISAFGSANAGTVSVPATVFTTGIDDTILAKSFKTDVATIQKIKAGLATKA